The segment CATCAACAAAACTTTCCGTAAGCATCTAActgataaaaatgaatattctgcttgcaattcaatttattattttagtcaaGGACACACGCAGCGACTTTATATAAATTTGCAACACTTCTGGATTTTTAACAGTTTCAGTTTTGACCTGAtcggaattaatttaaaaaatttttttattatcaaatttggTCACTTTgtaatgacaatttttaatatttagtaaaTTACGGAGTGAAGCATTTGAATGAATTCcgataaattcataaaaaatgaagttaaCATATTTTGcggtattaataatttttgcttatttaaacGTAACTGCTGGATTTTTCGGACCTCTTGAAACTTTGAGGAacaaaacgaaagaaatttcgaatttaACTGTCGAAACAGGCAAAGCCCTTGCTCAAAATGTACCGAATTATGTGCCAACCTTTGATGAATTGTTCGATTTTACGAAACAATCGATCGCGGGATTGCCTTTTGAAGCAGCTGTCAGTGTCATAAACAGGatttgtgagtattttttattttttttttttaacgaaaaattattttttaattgaatttttcgaaaaaaggtTCAATCGCGATTGCTGCCAATGCGACAAAACCATTTCGAACCCCAAATGCGTCAGAAATTAATTACGTTTTATTAACTGGCGACGAGAATGTGACAATTCCCTTGACAAATTCCGTTGAATTGTGGCGTCATCCATCGTTCGATCCGAAGAAAAAAGTCGTCGTCTTAATTACCGGATGGAAAACTGACATAAATGAGACAAACACTGCTGTCGATTTGCTTTCGGAGGCGTATTTGGCACGTGGCGATACGAATTTCGTGTTTATTGACTCTGCGAGATACGTTGACACTTTGTATGCTTGGTCGGCATTTAATACGCAGGAACTGGGCGATGCCATTGGCGAAGGTCTCGTGAGTCTATCGAAATTGGTGCCAACTGAAAATATTCATGTGattggtaaaaaattcaaaaatttataaaaaaatagaatttttaatgaattttcttttaggaCACAGTCTTGGAGCTCATATCAGTGGCGCAGCAGGTCAATCCTTCCAAAATAAGGCGGGAAAATTACTTCCTCGAATAACGGGTCTCGATCCTGCAAATCCGTGTTTCAAAGAAGGCGAAACTTTGCAAGGCTTGATGCGAGGCGATGCGGAATTTGTCGATATTATTCACACAAATTCTGGAGTTTTGGGAAAACGAGATCCCATTGGTGACAGTGATTTTTATCCAAATgggtaaaatttgtcaaaatccttaaaaataatttttattcgattagAATTGAATTCTTTTAGGGTTGTTCCTCTCCAACCAGGCTGTTTAGGGATATCATGCTCTCATGCACGTGCCTATGAGTTATTTGCAGAAACTGTTTATCCAGGAAGTGAAAAATCGCTTCAGGCGAAAAAATGTAACTCGATAGCGGCACTTGATAATGGAAAGTGTAAAGGCAAGGCAGTTCCCGTTGGATTTGCATGTCCTCCAAATACGAAAGggaattatttctttaaaacgaAAGCTGAAAAGCCATATCAGttgtaatatttgtttttattaagtttttctaaaaaaataatttaatataaaaaatgtaaaaaaaaaataattttaatatttgatgaaataattttttttaatattagataaatttttaaaaataaaattaattaagaataaaattaaaaaaaaaatgataaaaaaacatacgaaggcaaataaacaaaatttaaaataatttacaaaaaaatgaatttaataaaaaattaattaaaataataaaatcatttaatttaagtatttttaaaaattttga is part of the Culicoides brevitarsis isolate CSIRO-B50_1 chromosome 3, AGI_CSIRO_Cbre_v1, whole genome shotgun sequence genome and harbors:
- the LOC134835172 gene encoding vitellogenin-3-like, which encodes MKLTYFAVLIIFAYLNVTAGFFGPLETLRNKTKEISNLTVETGKALAQNVPNYVPTFDELFDFTKQSIAGLPFEAAVSVINRICSIAIAANATKPFRTPNASEINYVLLTGDENVTIPLTNSVELWRHPSFDPKKKVVVLITGWKTDINETNTAVDLLSEAYLARGDTNFVFIDSARYVDTLYAWSAFNTQELGDAIGEGLVSLSKLVPTENIHVIGHSLGAHISGAAGQSFQNKAGKLLPRITGLDPANPCFKEGETLQGLMRGDAEFVDIIHTNSGVLGKRDPIGDSDFYPNGVVPLQPGCLGISCSHARAYELFAETVYPGSEKSLQAKKCNSIAALDNGKCKGKAVPVGFACPPNTKGNYFFKTKAEKPYQL